From a single Nostoc sp. MS1 genomic region:
- a CDS encoding dolichyl-phosphate-mannose--protein mannosyltransferase: MTKNLYRNGLLTIFFLSLSLRFWGLGRFNTLVFDEIYYAKYGQDYLNHLPFFDGHPPFGKYMIALGMWLSSYIPFWHEGVNGLTGAMRSPWSYRWMDALSGSFIPIFTANIAYQISKRPGFALLAGLFTALDGLFLVESRYALINIYIVIFGLLGQWLFLLALSNYREKRNLYLILAGVAFGCSIATKWNGLFYLVGIYLIWIVGWFWQLIVGKNHFTDEQETNTQNILPLYKLTQVNIGQIILFLGIIPSVIYSLIWIPHLQINTKYNFIQVHQEILAFHERLGGNTAQVHPYCAAWYKWPLLTRPMAYYYQTAQSVNDPLPVWGPPLPAGAGKVIYDVHAMGNPFLWWFSVAALLFLLGMLIAKVSIPLSEQQPLTLPKQLSVDSWIALYILLNYAVNLLPWTRVSRCAFIYHYMTAVVFAFLAIAWFVDQCLRSYHLPLRIAGVTISFIIIAAFIFWLPVYLGLPISPEGYNMRMWFRSWV, encoded by the coding sequence ATGACTAAAAACCTTTATCGCAATGGCTTATTAACTATCTTTTTTCTATCCCTCTCCTTACGGTTTTGGGGACTGGGGAGATTTAATACTCTTGTATTCGATGAAATTTATTATGCTAAATACGGTCAAGACTATCTTAACCACTTGCCGTTTTTTGATGGTCATCCACCTTTTGGTAAATATATGATTGCTTTGGGGATGTGGCTGAGTAGCTACATTCCTTTTTGGCACGAGGGTGTCAATGGGTTGACAGGTGCAATGCGATCGCCTTGGAGTTATCGTTGGATGGATGCTCTGTCTGGCTCGTTTATTCCTATATTTACGGCTAATATTGCCTATCAAATCAGTAAACGTCCTGGATTTGCTTTACTTGCTGGTTTATTTACTGCCCTTGACGGTCTATTTCTTGTAGAATCTCGTTACGCACTCATCAATATTTATATTGTTATATTTGGTTTATTAGGGCAGTGGTTATTCTTATTAGCGTTATCTAATTACAGGGAAAAACGTAATTTATATCTAATATTGGCTGGTGTGGCTTTTGGTTGTTCAATTGCCACAAAATGGAATGGATTATTTTATTTAGTTGGTATTTATTTAATTTGGATTGTAGGCTGGTTTTGGCAGTTAATTGTAGGCAAGAATCACTTCACTGATGAACAGGAAACTAATACCCAAAATATATTGCCATTATACAAGCTAACACAAGTCAATATTGGGCAGATTATATTATTTTTAGGCATAATCCCTAGTGTAATTTATAGTTTGATTTGGATTCCCCATCTACAAATAAATACCAAATATAACTTTATCCAAGTTCATCAAGAAATCCTGGCTTTTCACGAACGTCTGGGAGGTAATACTGCACAAGTACACCCTTATTGTGCTGCTTGGTATAAATGGCCGTTGTTGACTAGACCAATGGCATATTATTATCAAACGGCTCAAAGTGTTAATGACCCATTACCTGTATGGGGGCCGCCTTTACCTGCTGGTGCGGGGAAAGTTATTTATGATGTTCATGCAATGGGTAATCCTTTTTTATGGTGGTTTAGTGTTGCAGCTTTATTATTTCTGTTAGGGATGCTGATAGCAAAAGTTTCGATTCCTTTAAGCGAACAACAGCCCCTTACTTTGCCAAAACAACTTTCTGTTGATAGTTGGATTGCTTTATATATACTGTTGAATTATGCAGTCAATTTATTACCTTGGACTAGGGTGTCGCGGTGTGCATTTATCTATCACTATATGACGGCTGTAGTGTTTGCGTTTTTAGCGATCGCCTGGTTTGTTGACCAATGTCTCCGCAGTTATCATCTCCCATTGCGAATTGCAGGTGTCACAATTTCTTTTATAATTATCGCTGCGTTCATTTTTTGGCTACCTGTTTATTTAGGTTTACCGATTTCTCCTGAAGGTTACAATATGCGGATGTGGTTTAGGTCTTGGGTATAA
- a CDS encoding sensor histidine kinase, whose protein sequence is MKIDLESQTINITSLKEAPIHLSGQIQPHGVLLVLDEPELKILQVSNNTWSILGISAEDILQKKLEDLLDSFQIERIQAGLSSGNLEFINPTKIWIRKKGDDYAVFDAVFHRNAEGFLIVELEPAITQENIPFLSFYHLAKASISQLQKTANLRDFCQIIVQEVRKVTDFDRVMLYKFDDDGHGSVIAEEKLDTLEPYLGLHYPESDIPKPARKLFTSNSIRVIPNAQAQAVQMIPSVNPVSDRPVDLTNSILRSAAACHLEYLHNMGVGASLTISLIKDNKLWGLIACHHQSAKYVSYELRKACEFLGRVIFTEISAREETEDYDYRMNLTHIQSLLVEYMSQEDNFIDGLVKHQPNLLDLTGAKGAAVCFGDHFTLIGETPKEEDLVFLVQWLKNNAEEDFFFTDSLPQIYPDAERYKNVASGLLAIPISQRNYVLWFRPEVIQTVNWGGDPNKAFEVNQSNGNVRLCPRKSFELWKETVRLTSLPWKYVEIKAALELRKAIVNIVLRQADELAQLAQDLERSNAELKKFAYVASHDLQEPLNQVANYVQLLEMRYQEALDEDANEFITFAVEGVSLMQTLIDDVLAYSKVDTQAIAFQLTEVEKALEKALGNLRQRIAETGATITHDPLPTVMAGSTQLMQLFQNLIANAIKFRSHEAPQIHIGAERLEDEWLFSVKDNGIGIDPQFSDRIFVIFQRLHTRDEYHGTGMGLAICKKIIECHRGRIWVESQLGQGATFYFTIPVGGRERERRNGRKTQNNLFSRGQ, encoded by the coding sequence ATGAAAATAGACTTAGAATCACAGACAATTAATATAACTAGCTTAAAAGAAGCACCTATTCATCTTTCTGGACAAATTCAACCGCACGGAGTGCTTTTAGTCTTAGATGAGCCTGAGTTAAAGATATTACAAGTTAGTAATAATACGTGGAGTATTCTAGGCATCAGTGCTGAAGATATATTGCAAAAAAAGTTAGAAGACTTACTCGATTCCTTCCAAATCGAAAGGATTCAAGCAGGCTTATCCTCTGGAAATCTGGAATTTATTAATCCGACGAAAATTTGGATACGCAAAAAGGGTGATGATTATGCAGTATTTGATGCCGTTTTTCATCGCAATGCTGAAGGATTCTTGATTGTCGAGTTAGAACCTGCAATTACTCAAGAAAATATCCCGTTTCTTAGTTTTTATCATCTGGCGAAAGCTTCAATCAGCCAATTGCAGAAGACAGCTAATTTGCGGGATTTTTGCCAGATAATTGTGCAGGAAGTGCGAAAAGTCACGGATTTTGACCGGGTAATGTTATATAAATTCGATGATGATGGACATGGTAGCGTCATTGCGGAAGAAAAATTAGATACCCTAGAACCATACTTAGGACTGCACTACCCAGAATCAGATATTCCCAAACCAGCGAGAAAGTTATTTACTTCTAACTCTATCCGGGTGATTCCTAACGCTCAGGCTCAAGCTGTACAGATGATACCATCTGTAAATCCAGTAAGCGATCGCCCAGTAGATTTAACTAACTCTATTCTCAGAAGTGCGGCGGCTTGTCACCTAGAATATTTGCATAATATGGGTGTGGGTGCTTCCTTAACTATCTCATTAATTAAAGACAACAAACTTTGGGGATTAATAGCTTGTCATCATCAATCAGCAAAATATGTTTCCTATGAATTACGCAAAGCCTGCGAATTTTTAGGAAGGGTAATATTCACCGAAATCTCCGCTAGAGAGGAAACTGAAGATTACGATTATCGGATGAATCTTACACATATTCAATCGCTCTTGGTTGAATATATGTCGCAAGAAGATAACTTTATCGATGGTTTAGTCAAACATCAGCCTAATCTGTTAGATTTAACTGGCGCTAAAGGTGCGGCTGTGTGTTTTGGCGATCATTTCACCTTAATTGGTGAGACTCCCAAAGAGGAAGATTTAGTTTTCTTAGTTCAATGGTTGAAAAATAACGCCGAGGAAGACTTCTTCTTCACTGACTCCTTACCACAAATTTATCCAGATGCGGAAAGATATAAAAACGTAGCTAGTGGTTTATTAGCGATTCCTATTTCTCAACGCAACTACGTTTTGTGGTTCCGTCCAGAAGTAATTCAAACTGTTAACTGGGGTGGTGATCCTAATAAAGCATTTGAAGTTAATCAGTCCAATGGAAATGTGCGTCTGTGTCCGCGCAAATCTTTTGAATTGTGGAAAGAAACAGTCCGCCTCACCTCTCTACCTTGGAAGTATGTAGAAATTAAAGCCGCTTTAGAATTACGCAAAGCCATTGTCAACATTGTGCTGCGCCAAGCTGATGAATTGGCTCAGTTAGCACAAGATTTAGAACGTTCTAACGCTGAACTGAAGAAGTTCGCTTACGTTGCATCCCACGACTTACAAGAACCACTCAATCAAGTGGCGAATTATGTACAGTTGTTAGAAATGCGGTATCAAGAAGCACTAGACGAAGATGCCAACGAGTTTATCACCTTTGCGGTTGAGGGTGTGAGCTTAATGCAAACACTCATAGATGATGTATTGGCATATTCTAAAGTAGATACACAGGCGATCGCATTTCAACTAACCGAAGTAGAAAAAGCCTTAGAGAAAGCCTTGGGTAACTTGCGCCAACGCATCGCCGAAACAGGCGCAACCATAACTCACGACCCCTTACCAACCGTCATGGCTGGTAGCACGCAACTGATGCAGCTATTCCAAAACCTCATCGCCAACGCCATAAAATTCCGCAGTCACGAAGCACCACAAATTCATATAGGTGCAGAAAGACTAGAAGACGAATGGCTATTCTCCGTCAAGGATAATGGAATTGGTATTGATCCGCAATTTAGCGATCGCATTTTCGTCATATTCCAACGCTTACACACGCGGGACGAGTATCATGGTACAGGTATGGGTCTAGCAATTTGTAAAAAAATTATTGAGTGCCATAGGGGGCGAATTTGGGTAGAATCTCAACTCGGTCAAGGTGCTACCTTCTACTTTACAATACCAGTTGGAGGTCGAGAGCGTGAGCGTAGAAACGGAAGAAAAACACAGAACAATCTTTTTAGTCGAGGACAATAA
- a CDS encoding response regulator, translating into MSVETEEKHRTIFLVEDNKADIRLIQEAFKNSQLPHEVVTVRDGMDAMAYLRQEGDYTHAPRPDLILLDLNLPRKDGREVLAEIKADPVLKRIPVVVLTTSRNEDDIFHSYDLHVNCYITKSRNLTQLFQIVKGIEEFWLSTVTLPPE; encoded by the coding sequence GTGAGCGTAGAAACGGAAGAAAAACACAGAACAATCTTTTTAGTCGAGGACAATAAAGCCGATATTCGCCTGATTCAAGAAGCATTTAAAAATAGCCAATTACCGCACGAAGTGGTAACAGTTAGAGATGGGATGGACGCAATGGCTTATCTACGCCAAGAGGGAGATTATACCCATGCTCCGCGTCCAGACCTAATTCTCTTGGATTTGAATCTACCTAGAAAGGACGGTAGAGAAGTGCTGGCGGAAATTAAAGCTGACCCTGTACTCAAACGTATACCCGTAGTAGTGTTAACAACATCTAGAAACGAAGACGACATTTTTCACAGCTACGACTTACACGTCAACTGCTACATCACCAAATCCCGTAACCTCACCCAGCTCTTCCAAATCGTCAAAGGAATTGAAGAGTTCTGGCTTTCTACCGTCACTCTACCGCCGGAATGA